A part of Rhinolophus ferrumequinum isolate MPI-CBG mRhiFer1 chromosome 11, mRhiFer1_v1.p, whole genome shotgun sequence genomic DNA contains:
- the LOC117030283 gene encoding cytochrome c oxidase subunit 6B1, translating to MAEDIKTKIKNYQTAPFDSRFPNQNQTRNCWQNYLDFHRCEKAMTAKGGDVSVCEWYRRVYKSLCPISWVSTWDDRRAEGTFPGKI from the coding sequence atggcagaagaCATCAAGACCAAAATCAAGAATTACCAGACTGCCCCTTTCGACAGCCGCTTCCCCAACCAGAATCAGACCAGGAACTGTTGGCAGAACTACCTGGACTTCCACCGCTGTGAGAAGGCAATGACTGCTAAAGGGGGTGATGTCTCCGTGTGCGAATGGTACCGGCGTGTGTACAAGTCTCTGTGCCCCATATCCTGGGTGTCGACCTGGGATGACCGCCGGGCAGAAGGCACATTTCCTGGGAAGATCTAA